The sequence CGAGCCCTATTCGTCGGGGAGACTACGCGTCGGCGGGCCTCACTCATTGTATTGGGAGCAGGCCGGCAACCCACGCGGTGTGCCGATCGTATTCCTGCACGGTGGACCGGGTGCCGGCGCTGCGGCCGCGCATCGCCGCTTCTTCGACCCAAAATCGTACCGAATCGTCATTTTCGATCAGCGCGGCTGCGGTCGTTCGGTCCCGCACGGGGAAGTGCGCGAGAATACGACCGAGGATCTCGTCGCCGATATCGAAGCTCTGCGCTGTCATCTTGGCATCGAACGCTGGATTTTGTTCGGCGGCTCGTGGGGATCGACGCTGGCGCTGGCCTATGGCGTGAGGTGGCCCGAGCGGTGCGCCGGGTTCGTCTTGCGCGGGATCTTCCTTGGCGGTCGGCGAGAGGTGCAGTGGTTTCTTTATGGGATGGGCACGATCTTTCCCGAGGCGTGGCGGGCGTTCGCCGGCCACCTGCCGGCCGTCGAGCGCGACGATCTTCTCGCTGCCTATTACCGGCGTTTGATCGACAAGGATCCGGCGGTGCACATGCCGGCGGCAGCGGCTTGGAGCCGGTACGAGACGGTTTGCTCGAATCTGATCCCGCGTCCGGACGAGCCGCTACTGGGCGGGTGCGACAGTGCGGCGTTGGCGCTTGCGCGAATCGAGTGTCACTACTTCGTCAACGACGTCTTCCTCACCGAGGATGAACTCTTGACCGGAGTGCAGCGCATTCGACATGTGCCGGCGATCATTGTTCAGGGCCGTTACGATATCGTCTGTCCAATCGTCACAGCGGACGCGCTCCTGCGCGCATGGCCGGAAGCCAAGTACGTCGTCATCCCGGATGCCGGCCACTCGGCGATGGAACCGGGAATTCGTGCCGCCCTGGTCCGTGCAACCGAGGCAATGAAATCGCGGTTTGCATGACGACGCATCGAGGCCCGTCACGGCTTAGCCTTGCCGCTGCGGCGGCAGGATTTCAGGCATCAGGACATCGTCGATGACGTGGCTGCGGCCGATGTCGGTCAGGTGCGCCCGCTTCTCGTCGGCGGTCAGTCGGGTGCCGATTCCCTTCGTCATGACCAGGATGAGCGATCGGTCGCTCAGGTCGAGCCAATAGGTGCGGCGAATCAATCGGTCCGCGCCGTCACGCATGAAGGGATCATCGATCCCCGCATCGAGAGGCGGGCGATAAAAGGCGGTCATCGTACGTCAGTCCTCAACGTTTGCTGTCTGCGGTGGATGACAAATCGTATGTGACGCCATCTGGAGCGCCAAGTGCCTGTGCTGGATGTCGGACGTCTTTATCGTTGCAGATGTGTTGCTAACCCGACGGGTTCACGCCTGACCCTTCGATCAGAATGGCGCGGAAATCGTTGACGTTGGTCAGCGTCGGGCCGGTGACGACGGCATCCCCCAGGGTCGCGAAGAAACTGTGTCCGTCGTTATCGGCGAGGCTGGCCTTCGGATTGAGGCCCTGGTGCCAGGCGCGCGCGAGAGTGTCCGGGGCAAGGTAGGCGCCCGCAGTCTCCTCCAGGCCATCGACGCCGTCGGTATCGCCGGCCAATGCGTGAATTCCCGGATGTCCGTCGAGGGCGACGCCAAGCGCGAGAAGGAACTCGACATTGCGTCCACCCCGACCCTTGCCGCGCACAGTGACCGTCGTCTCGCCCCCGGAGAGCAGGACGCAGGGCGCGTCGAACGGCTGATTGCGCCGGGCCACTTGCAGGGCGATGCCAGCCAGCACCTTGCCAACGTCACGCGCCTCGCCTTCGATACTGTCACCTAGAATATGGACGGCGAGGCCGGCATCACGGGCAAGCGCCGCGGCGGCCTCCAGGGCCATTTGCGGGGTGGCGATCAGTCGTATCTCAGCCGAGGCGATCCTCGGGTCTTCGGGCTTGACCGATTCACCGCGACCGGACGACAGGATTTCCATCGCCACGTCTGGCAGGCGCATGCCGTATCGCCCAACGATCGCAAGCGCGTCCGCACAGGTCGTCGGATCGGCCACGGTGGGGCCGGAAGCGATATTCATCGGATCATCGCCGGGGACATCGGAGATCATCAGCGTGATCAGCCGGGCCGGATGACACAGGACGGCGAGCCTTCCGCCCTTGATCGCGGACAGATGCCTGCGCACGCAGTTCATTTCGCCGATCCCGGCGCCGGATGCGAGCAGCGCGCGATTGACGGCTTGCATGCCTTCGAGCCCGAGGCCTGCCTGGGGTGCGACCAAGAGCGAGGAGCCGCCGGAGATCAGGCAGATAACCAGGTCGTCTTCGCTAAGGTTCTGGACAATCTTCGCGATCCGATCCGTGGCGATCATGCCGGCCGCGTCGGGGACTGGATGCGCCGCCTCGACGATCTCGACGCGTCGGCATGGGACCGCGTAGCCGTAGCGCGTGACGACCAAGCCTGAAAGGGGGCCGGGCCAGTGCGCTTCCAGCACGCGCGCCATCTCCGCAGACGCCTTGCCTGCGCCGATCACGATGCAACGGCCGCGTGGCGACTCGGGGATGAGTTGCGGCAGGCAGCGCGCCGGCTGTGCCGCAGCGATGGCGGCATCGAACATATTTCGCAGCAGGTCCTTCGGGTGCATGATCGGGCGATGTCCTTTCGCCAACTTCGCACGCTCAGACGACGACATTGCTGGGCGTGCCGCGCATGAAGTTCTCGATGTTGTCGATCAGTTGATCGGCGAGCGTCCGCATCGCTTCGTCGCTCGCCCAGGCAACGTGTGGCGTTAAGATGAAATTCGGCAGGCTGAGGAGGCCAAGAAGGGGATTGTCCGCCGCGGGCGGCTCTTGGGTCAGCACGTCGAACGCGGCGCCGCCGATCAGGCCGTCCCGAAGCGCCGCTGCGAGGTCCGCTTCGTCAACGAGGCCTCCGCGCGCCGTGTTGATC is a genomic window of Rhodospirillales bacterium containing:
- the pip gene encoding prolyl aminopeptidase — protein: MDARHYRTDLFPEIEPYSSGRLRVGGPHSLYWEQAGNPRGVPIVFLHGGPGAGAAAAHRRFFDPKSYRIVIFDQRGCGRSVPHGEVRENTTEDLVADIEALRCHLGIERWILFGGSWGSTLALAYGVRWPERCAGFVLRGIFLGGRREVQWFLYGMGTIFPEAWRAFAGHLPAVERDDLLAAYYRRLIDKDPAVHMPAAAAWSRYETVCSNLIPRPDEPLLGGCDSAALALARIECHYFVNDVFLTEDELLTGVQRIRHVPAIIVQGRYDIVCPIVTADALLRAWPEAKYVVIPDAGHSAMEPGIRAALVRATEAMKSRFA
- a CDS encoding glycerate kinase, with product MHPKDLLRNMFDAAIAAAQPARCLPQLIPESPRGRCIVIGAGKASAEMARVLEAHWPGPLSGLVVTRYGYAVPCRRVEIVEAAHPVPDAAGMIATDRIAKIVQNLSEDDLVICLISGGSSLLVAPQAGLGLEGMQAVNRALLASGAGIGEMNCVRRHLSAIKGGRLAVLCHPARLITLMISDVPGDDPMNIASGPTVADPTTCADALAIVGRYGMRLPDVAMEILSSGRGESVKPEDPRIASAEIRLIATPQMALEAAAALARDAGLAVHILGDSIEGEARDVGKVLAGIALQVARRNQPFDAPCVLLSGGETTVTVRGKGRGGRNVEFLLALGVALDGHPGIHALAGDTDGVDGLEETAGAYLAPDTLARAWHQGLNPKASLADNDGHSFFATLGDAVVTGPTLTNVNDFRAILIEGSGVNPSG